The following is a genomic window from Zalophus californianus isolate mZalCal1 chromosome 10, mZalCal1.pri.v2, whole genome shotgun sequence.
TTCGGACTCCAGATGCCCCATCGGTCACCTGCTGACCCTTCTTCCACCAGCTTCCTGTGGTCCTCGGGAGGGAACATGGGGCTAGACACATGGAAGCTCTCAGGGTCTGATATGGCATACAGATTGGAGTGCTGGTACTCATAGTCAGCCCGAGTGCTGTTCCTGCCTCGGAAGGTAGCAGGGAGCATTAGTGAGATGTGCCTGGGGAGATTGGGGGCTGGGGTGGAAGCAGCTGATGACTGGGAATGTGTTGTGGGTTGAGATGAATCATGATTCCTCGGTACTTTGCCCATTCGATACCAGATCCCCATGCTGTTCAGTTCCCCAATAAACGTGTACTGAGGAGGGGCCTGCTTGGTCCGGCCCATGATCCGAATGTCACAAATTGCAGCTTCAGTTGAATCCCGTGGGATAAATTTAATGCACAGCCTCTTTTTTCTAAAAGCCAATTCCTGTGTGTCCACCGTCTCCTGAATTGGGATGAAGCCTACAGGCAGAGTGTCCTTGATGTCAATGAGCTTCATATCCACTAACACGTTCCCTAAATGactattttctttggaaaatgatcTCGTGAAACACAGGTATCTGGTAACCTTGGATTTAAATAAGCCGTCTTTCCAGAGGTCAGCGTCCACACCATCTGCTGTCTGTGCAACTACATCATAGCCTGTTGGGGCTCAGTTCCGAGaagccaccacccccacccccgtgatGGGATCCATCGACGTCTCTGGCAAAGCTTCTGAAAGGTCTTTGACTTCAGGCATGGTGGATTGGTCTGTTCCCAGCtggggcggcggcggctgctgctgATATAGAGAACAGGAGCCCCAGCCCACACCTGAAGTCCCGCTGGGCTGGAAGATGGTTAACAGTGTGTGCTGATGCCATGATGTTTGTCCTGGTCTCCCCGCCAGCATTGAAGTACTCATCCTCCAGTCGTTGGGCAAGTTAGGGGTTGACATTTCACACTTTCCTCCATTAGGATGTCCTTCAGTGGAAGGCTGACCTCTGTCTTAGGATCTGCTTCCTTGGGAGCCCAGCTTGGTTGCAGTTGGATCTGCTCGCTCTTGAACAAACCCCTCCACCACTTCTGTGTCCCAGGCCTGGGGATTACAAATCAGGGAGGTAGTTTATTGGAAAAAGGAAGTCCATGGTATAGGGTGTTCCTCTGAGGGACTGGGTTAAGATTTCCTGATGATTAAGTCATAAAACAAATTAAGCCCAAACTAACACGAGAGACTCTGAATGAAAGCACATCTTCTACACTCATGTCCTGTATTTCCAGGAAACATAAGCCAGGATCAGGGCCTCCCTCCAATGAACAAGTGTTGGTCCAATAAATTCACTATAATTATCTTAACTCTCTGAACctgaggttaaagaaaaaaatttatgtcTAACTCTAGTTGATCTCTTTTTACCTTTAATTCACTTGTTTGCTTTCAACTGTGGATTTGATAGTGATTCTATAGTATTGTAAAGTATATGCTACAAACACTCTAATTCATAATTAGCCATTTTGATAAGCAGATGAGTCTTTTTTCAACTCCCTGCAGCTCTGAGTAGTACCTGTTCTgttcagagaaaaaatatattttaatacagaaGGACAAGTCTGAGTACGGTTTACTAAAGATTGTTTTTCACGGAAGCAGTTGTAGATTCTAGATGATTCTATGGTTCCTAAATCCAAAAGCCATCAGAATGGAGGCACTTCCAACATCAAATAAGCTTTCACACAAATGAACTTCTTCATCATTTTAGTTGATGTTCCATCATTTGGAGTACTAGGTCAGATTACCTCTCACCTGAATTTTTGCAGGTGGTAGTGTCAGAAATGAGATGGAAAATTTCATACCAAAGCCCTTTACTTGAAGGGGCATGGCTGAAGCAGGCTGGAGTACCAAATGTTGTGTAATTATCAAATAGGAATAGGCCCCACCAGGCCCCTCTAGAATGAGCTTTGTGTAGACAATCTGCCCACTCTAATAATTGGGTGTCTATGGCTAGGGCTGCAGTATCTCTTCTAcacaatacatgaaaagatgcttatcaCAAGACTCTAAATGAATATTCAGTTAAGTATACCATGAGGACATCTAAGCTTGTGTTGTGCAAATGGCTCTGTactaaatggtaaattttaaaatgtataaataaatgaataaaatgatactATAcatttgggattaaaaaaaaaaatcctatgttcCAGAACTAACTCAGCCTCCTATCCATAATCTTAGAAAGTTACTGCCCCTTTCCGTGGACATGCCAGAATATCGAAAGGCTTCCATACGAGCACCCACATGTACACTTGCTGTTGGTGTTCTGCAGGCCGCAGACTGCTTTGTTTCCATCGTGTGGATCCGTCCATATTCTGCCTGGCCaa
Proteins encoded in this region:
- the LOC113931987 gene encoding LOW QUALITY PROTEIN: multivesicular body subunit 12B-like (The sequence of the model RefSeq protein was modified relative to this genomic sequence to represent the inferred CDS: substituted 1 base at 1 genomic stop codon), giving the protein MSTPNLPNDWRMSTSMLAGRPGQTSWHQHTLLTIFQPSGTSGVGWGSCSLYQQQPPPPQLGTDQSTMPEVKDLSEALPETSMDPITGVGVVASRNXAPTGYDVVAQTADGVDADLWKDGLFKSKVTRYLCFTRSFSKENSHLGNVLVDMKLIDIKDTLPVGFIPIQETVDTQELAFRKKRLCIKFIPRDSTEAAICDIRIMGRTKQAPPQYTFIGELNSMGIWYRMGKVPRNHDSSQPTTHSQSSAASTPAPNLPRHISLMLPATFRGRNSTRADYEYQHSNLYAISDPESFHVSSPMFPPEDHRKLVEEGSAGDRWGIWSPKHVWPSHQRLCE